A genomic window from Triticum urartu cultivar G1812 chromosome 7, Tu2.1, whole genome shotgun sequence includes:
- the LOC125520106 gene encoding bZIP transcription factor 46-like — translation MEMPGGSGGAGALARQGSIYSLTFDEFQSALGGAGKDFGSMNMDELLRNIWTAEESNAIAATLTPATTAAPASNVDALPQPPPPQPLQPQQQAILRQGSMTLPRTLSQMTVDEVWRDIMGFCDEEPPAPPAPAPAQAQAQAQAEAQAQRQQTLGRMTLEEFLVRAGVVREDMGGQTVVVPARAQALFPQGNVVAPAMQVANGVVHGVVGQGPGVAMTVAAPTTPGVLNGFGKMEGGDLSSLSPVPYPFDTVTRARKGPTVEKVVERRQRRMIKNRESAARSRQRKQAYIMELEAEVAKLKENNEALQKKQVEMLQKQKDEVIERIEKQLGPKAKRFCLRRTLTGPW, via the exons atGGAGATGCCGGGAGGGAGCGGCGGGGCCGGCGCGCTGGCCAGGCAGGGGTCGATCTACTCGCTGACGTTCGACGAGTTCCAGAGCGCGCTCGGCGGCGCCGGCAAGGACTTCGGGTCCATGAACATGGACGAGCTGCTCCGCAACATCTGGACGGCCGAGGAGTCCAACGCCATCGCGGCCACCCTGACGCCGGCCACCACGGCCGCCCCGGCGTCCAATGTCGACGCCCtgccccagccgccgccgccgcagccgctgCAGCCGCAGCAGCAGGCCATCCTGCGCCAGGGCTCCATGACGCTGCCCCGCACGCTCAGCCAGATGACGGTCGACGAGGTCTGGCGCGACATCATGGGCTTCTGCGACGAGGAGCCGCCGGCGCCCCCCGCGCCGGCGCCGGCCCAGGCTCAGGCTCAGGCTCAGGCGGAGGCCCAGGCGCAGCGGCAGCAGACCCTGGGGCGGATGACGCTGGAGGAGTTCCTGGTGCGCGCCGGCGTGGTGCGGGAGGACATGGGGGGCCAGACCGTTGTCGTGCCGGCGCGGGCGCAGGCTCTGTTCCCTCAGGGCAATGTGGTCGCGCCGGCCATGCAGGTGGCGAACGGGGTGGTGCACGGAGTCGTCGGGCAGGGGCCTGGCGTGGCGATGACGGTGGCGGCGCCGACGACGCCGGGCGTGCTGAACGGGTTCGGCAAGATGGAGGGCGGGGATCTCTCGTCGCTGTCGCCGGTGCCGTATCCCTTCGACACCGTGACGAGGGCCAGGAAGGGGCCTACCGTCGAGAAGGTGGTCGAGAGGAGGCAGAGGCGCATGATCAAGAACCGGGAGTCCGCCGCCAGGTCCCGCCAGAGGAAGCAG GCTTATATAATGGAGTTGGAAGCCGAGGTTGCAAAACTGAAGGAGAACAATGAGGCATTGCAGAAAAAACAG GTGGAAATGCTACAGAAGCAAAAGGATGAG GTTATAGAGAGGATCGAAAAGCAGCTTGGACCAAAGGCAAAGAGGTTTTGCTTGCGACGAACGCTGACCGGTCCGTGGTAG